Proteins encoded by one window of Cupriavidus sp. EM10:
- a CDS encoding LysR substrate-binding domain-containing protein translates to MQNLNDLSLFAQVVQHGSFSAASRASGVPKSRLSRRIAQLERDLGVQLLRRTTRQVRVTPLGESYYAHCRDMLQAADAAREVIEQAREQPGGYLRVSCPVAIVQILLAPNIGHFMRANPGIQLEIEATNRRVDVIGEGYDLALRVRNVLDDSSLAVRTFGQSDLKLVASPALLDSIGRPRTPQALEGMPGVGQKPHEGRHVWTLFDKAGEPVNIGYDPRLVSDEFAILREAAIAGVGLAMLPRMYCRDDIERGDLEVVLPQWDLPMGVLHAVFPSRQGVTPALRRFLDFLAEVLPEHARKVGMMTTAGLPMHAAPPTVPPPARTGAQKADAD, encoded by the coding sequence ATGCAGAATCTCAACGATTTGTCGCTGTTTGCCCAGGTGGTGCAGCACGGCAGCTTTTCCGCGGCCAGCCGGGCGTCGGGCGTGCCCAAGTCGCGGCTGTCGCGCCGGATTGCCCAGTTGGAGCGCGATCTCGGCGTGCAGCTTCTGCGTCGTACCACGCGCCAGGTGCGCGTGACGCCGCTTGGGGAGTCCTACTACGCCCATTGCCGTGACATGCTGCAGGCAGCCGATGCCGCGCGCGAAGTGATCGAGCAGGCACGCGAACAGCCGGGCGGATACCTGCGCGTCAGTTGCCCGGTGGCAATCGTGCAGATCCTGCTGGCGCCGAACATCGGCCATTTCATGCGCGCCAATCCGGGCATCCAGCTGGAAATTGAAGCGACCAACCGCCGCGTCGACGTGATCGGCGAAGGCTACGACCTGGCCTTGCGTGTGCGCAACGTGCTGGACGATTCCAGCCTGGCCGTGCGCACCTTCGGCCAGAGCGACCTGAAGCTGGTGGCCAGCCCGGCGTTGCTGGACAGCATCGGCCGGCCCCGCACGCCGCAGGCGCTGGAAGGTATGCCGGGGGTGGGCCAGAAGCCGCACGAAGGCCGCCATGTCTGGACGCTGTTCGACAAGGCCGGCGAGCCGGTCAATATTGGCTACGATCCGCGCCTGGTGTCCGATGAATTCGCCATCCTGCGCGAGGCCGCCATCGCCGGCGTGGGCTTGGCCATGCTGCCCCGCATGTATTGCCGCGACGATATCGAGCGCGGCGACCTGGAAGTGGTGCTGCCCCAGTGGGACCTGCCGATGGGCGTGCTGCACGCGGTCTTCCCGTCCCGGCAGGGTGTCACCCCGGCGTTGCGCAGGTTCCTCGATTTCCTGGCCGAAGTGCTACCGGAACACGCCCGCAAGGTCGGCATGATGACGACGGCTGGCCTGCCGATGCATGCTGCACCGCCCACCGTGCCGCCGCCCGCCCGAACCGGCGCGCAGAAGGCCGACGCGGACTGA
- a CDS encoding DUF4136 domain-containing protein, whose amino-acid sequence MLAAALAGCATGPDIRTDYNHSTDFSQYRTFAFLPRLGTDKQGYESLTTQYLKDAVHKEMTVRGYEYAPRQPDLLVNFNMQFQQKIVSSPAPMPPPGYMGYYAYRGGLYAPWPGYGFYSDTYTYTEGTLNIDLVDARKNQLVWEGVAQGDASQPERQTSQLMLEQVVGQIFARYPFRAGIGAPSQ is encoded by the coding sequence GTGCTGGCGGCTGCGCTGGCAGGCTGCGCTACTGGTCCCGATATCCGCACCGATTACAACCACAGCACGGACTTTTCCCAGTACCGCACCTTTGCCTTCCTGCCGCGCCTGGGTACGGACAAACAGGGCTACGAGAGCCTGACGACGCAATATCTGAAGGACGCCGTCCACAAGGAGATGACGGTGCGTGGCTACGAATACGCGCCGCGCCAGCCCGACCTGCTGGTCAACTTCAACATGCAGTTCCAGCAGAAGATCGTCAGCAGCCCGGCCCCGATGCCACCGCCGGGCTACATGGGCTACTACGCCTACCGGGGCGGCCTATATGCGCCATGGCCCGGCTACGGCTTCTATAGCGACACCTATACCTATACCGAAGGCACGCTGAACATCGACCTGGTCGACGCCAGGAAGAACCAGCTCGTGTGGGAAGGCGTGGCGCAGGGCGATGCCAGCCAGCCGGAACGGCAGACCAGCCAGCTGATGCTGGAGCAGGTGGTGGGGCAGATCTTCGCCAGGTATCCGTTCCGCGCCGGCATTGGCGCGCCGAGTCAATAA
- a CDS encoding DoxX family protein yields the protein MSRTQGTQDLGKAILRIVLGVLILLHGISKLMAGPGFVMQVVAQAGLPAALAYGVYIGEVVAPILLIIGLWTRLAALIVAINMLFAFALVHAKQLGEMAPTGGWALELQAMYLAAALAVALLGAGRMSVGGIDGKWN from the coding sequence ATGAGTCGCACGCAAGGAACGCAGGACCTGGGCAAGGCCATTCTTCGTATCGTGCTGGGCGTGCTGATCCTGTTGCACGGTATTTCCAAGCTCATGGCCGGCCCCGGCTTTGTCATGCAGGTGGTGGCGCAGGCCGGCCTGCCCGCCGCGCTGGCCTATGGCGTCTATATTGGCGAGGTGGTCGCGCCCATCCTGCTGATCATCGGCCTCTGGACCCGCCTGGCCGCCCTGATCGTGGCGATCAACATGCTTTTCGCGTTCGCGCTGGTCCATGCCAAGCAATTGGGCGAAATGGCCCCGACCGGGGGCTGGGCGCTCGAACTGCAGGCGATGTACCTGGCCGCTGCGCTGGCCGTGGCGCTGTTGGGGGCGGGGCGGATGAGCGTGGGCGGTATCGACGGCAAGTGGAACTAG